TCTGGTCCGCATTCGAGACCGCGGACTTGATGAGCTTCAGCAGCGGGCGCGCCGGGCTTCGGCGGCAGAAGGTGAGGTAGTCGATCGCCTCCTGCACCCCCTTGCCCCTTATCTGGCTCGCCACCACCTGAACCTTGCGGGTGGTCATGCGGATGTTCTTTATCCTCGCTTGAGCCGGCATCATGCACCTCCGGTCGGGGTCGCCGCCACCTGGGTCTTCCTCTCTCCCGAGTGGACGCGGAATGTCCGCGTGGCCGCGAACTCGCCGAGCTTGTGGCCCACCATGTTCTCGGTGACGAAGACCGGTATGAACTTGCGCCCGTTGTGGACCGCGATCGTGAGCCCGACCATGTCGGGTATCACGGTCGAGCGCCTGGACCAGGTCTTGATGAGCTGCCTGTCCCTGGTCTCCTGCGCAGCCTTCACCTTCTTGAGAAGGTGATCGTCTATGAACGGGCCTTTTTTGAGCGAACGAGCCATATCCTGATCCTCTCCAAAATTGGTTTACTTCGCCCTTCTGTCGCTGACTATGAAATGCTGCGTGCGATCGTTGCACCTCGTCTTCGCGCCCTTGGTCGGCCTGCCCCACGGAGTGACCGGATGGCGGCCGCCCTTGGTGCGCCCCTCGCCTCCGCCGTGCGGATGGTCGATGGGGTTCATCGCCGTTCCCCTCACGTGCGGCCTCCAGCC
This is a stretch of genomic DNA from Pseudomonadota bacterium. It encodes these proteins:
- the rplV gene encoding 50S ribosomal protein L22, which encodes MPAQARIKNIRMTTRKVQVVASQIRGKGVQEAIDYLTFCRRSPARPLLKLIKSAVSNADQKGGMDLDRLYVKELLVDKGPTMKRWMPRARGSASPVLKRSSKVSITLDQR
- the rpsS gene encoding 30S ribosomal protein S19, with product MARSLKKGPFIDDHLLKKVKAAQETRDRQLIKTWSRRSTVIPDMVGLTIAVHNGRKFIPVFVTENMVGHKLGEFAATRTFRVHSGERKTQVAATPTGGA